The following coding sequences lie in one Pontibacter sp. G13 genomic window:
- a CDS encoding DUF3299 domain-containing protein, translated as MVQGDKWSFDPLLNVLKMGAFMALTVVAIGLNGCKESANEGGEQGDTPQDSLSEASDFHPIRIEAGVVNPDPNLLDLKWETLAQVDFETRYYEEIDDYLLYPMFSDAVKGLEAQEVYISGYVLPVEPGRYVLSANPFSSCFFCGGAGPESVIELDLKGDDSKQIFLTDEWRTFRGTFVLNDSDIDKLNYILIDAVVY; from the coding sequence ATGGTACAAGGTGATAAATGGAGTTTCGACCCTTTGCTGAATGTCCTCAAGATGGGAGCCTTCATGGCTTTGACGGTGGTTGCTATCGGTCTAAATGGCTGTAAGGAATCTGCGAATGAAGGGGGAGAACAAGGAGATACCCCACAAGATAGCTTGAGCGAGGCCTCAGATTTCCACCCCATCAGAATCGAGGCGGGCGTTGTGAATCCCGACCCTAATCTCCTCGATCTCAAATGGGAAACGCTTGCCCAAGTGGATTTTGAGACCCGATACTACGAGGAAATTGACGATTATCTGCTGTATCCCATGTTTTCAGATGCTGTGAAAGGATTGGAAGCTCAAGAGGTGTACATCTCAGGATACGTGCTTCCGGTAGAACCCGGCCGATATGTGCTCTCTGCCAATCCGTTCTCTAGCTGCTTTTTCTGTGGTGGGGCAGGGCCGGAGTCTGTCATCGAACTCGATCTCAAGGGAGACGATTCCAAACAAATCTTCCTCACAGACGAATGGCGCACCTTTCGAGGAACTTTTGTCCTCAATGATTCCGACATCGACAAGCTGAACTATATTCTGATCGACGCGGTCGTGTACTAA
- a CDS encoding cytochrome c, translating to MLNKRLVSILVPLCLLMVLISCTSTPDNSNGAVVYRQYCMQCHQADGAGVANLNPPLIQTEWVLGDKSRLIGVVLNGLSDPIEINGETFRNVMASHAFLSDQDIADVLTYVRSSFGNEASAVTPEEVMAERLNQTHVD from the coding sequence ATGTTGAACAAGCGCCTCGTTTCGATCCTGGTGCCGCTCTGTTTGCTGATGGTGCTCATTAGCTGCACGTCAACTCCCGACAATTCCAATGGTGCGGTGGTCTACCGGCAGTACTGCATGCAATGCCATCAAGCAGATGGAGCTGGAGTTGCCAACCTGAATCCTCCTTTGATCCAAACCGAATGGGTCCTCGGAGACAAAAGCAGGCTAATTGGGGTGGTTTTGAATGGACTGAGCGACCCCATCGAGATCAATGGCGAAACCTTCCGCAATGTCATGGCTTCACACGCTTTCCTGAGTGATCAGGATATTGCAGACGTTTTGACTTATGTGCGAAGCAGTTTTGGAAATGAAGCATCTGCGGTAACGCCTGAAGAGGTGATGGCAGAGCGCCTCAATCAAACTCACGTGGACTGA
- a CDS encoding DUF3299 domain-containing protein — MDKKIWMIGLWVLMLGGVKAHAQTRIKWPQLAEVEYSYVQQEGQTYWYGTPTFPEDLKALEGKEVVITGYILPLNEISNLYALSAFPFSSCFFCGAAGLESVMELHLRKKKKKFAMDAEVTMVGTLRLNDVEMELSYILEDARLLD, encoded by the coding sequence ATGGATAAAAAAATATGGATGATAGGCCTTTGGGTCTTGATGCTCGGTGGAGTGAAGGCTCATGCGCAGACGCGTATCAAGTGGCCTCAATTGGCGGAGGTGGAATATTCATACGTCCAGCAAGAAGGCCAGACTTATTGGTACGGAACGCCTACGTTTCCAGAGGATCTGAAAGCTCTGGAAGGCAAAGAGGTGGTGATCACAGGGTATATTCTGCCGCTCAATGAGATCAGTAATCTGTACGCTCTGTCTGCATTCCCATTCAGTAGCTGCTTCTTTTGCGGTGCTGCTGGGCTTGAATCGGTGATGGAACTGCATTTGCGTAAAAAGAAAAAGAAATTTGCCATGGATGCAGAAGTCACCATGGTGGGCACGCTCAGATTGAATGACGTCGAGATGGAATTAAGTTATATCTTGGAAGATGCCCGATTGTTGGATTAA
- a CDS encoding ATP-binding cassette domain-containing protein, whose protein sequence is MFQFPDIQCPSGESLLILGQSGKGKTTLLHLLAGLLRPSAGEILIGQQNLSSLSLKRLDAFRGKNIGIVFQRAHFVQGMTVAGNLKLAQYLAGLPTDMGRIEEVLDRLGILSKLHQPTQRLSLGEQQRVAIARAVLNRPEVLLADEPTSSLDDYHTEEVVKLLEEQAQDAGASLVIVTHDNRLKSRFSRSVLLS, encoded by the coding sequence GTGTTTCAATTCCCTGATATCCAATGCCCATCAGGAGAATCTTTGCTGATCTTGGGACAATCTGGAAAAGGTAAAACCACCCTCCTCCACCTGCTCGCTGGTCTGTTGCGGCCTTCAGCGGGTGAGATTCTCATTGGGCAACAGAATCTTTCCAGCCTGAGTCTCAAACGGCTGGACGCATTTCGTGGCAAAAATATCGGCATCGTCTTTCAGCGAGCCCATTTTGTGCAGGGAATGACCGTCGCTGGAAACTTGAAACTCGCCCAGTATTTGGCAGGGTTGCCAACGGATATGGGTAGAATCGAGGAGGTTCTGGATCGATTGGGGATCCTCTCGAAACTGCACCAACCCACCCAGCGATTGAGCCTTGGAGAACAGCAACGCGTAGCCATTGCACGTGCTGTGCTGAATAGACCAGAGGTGCTGTTGGCGGATGAGCCTACCTCTAGTTTGGATGATTATCATACCGAAGAGGTCGTCAAGCTCTTGGAAGAGCAGGCACAGGATGCTGGTGCCAGTCTGGTGATCGTCACCCACGACAATCGCCTGAAGTCTCGGTTTTCTCGTTCAGTGCTTTTATCCTAA
- a CDS encoding MerC domain-containing protein, protein MDPSQPTSQRSYSDYLGIASALLCLVHCLAGPIFLGFSMHTHSHGTEAHAHTEDLGTWAWVFDPNWDFLFLAIGFVAVWFSSKHTHQNWMKGVMWGTFACLSMAILLERFEVFFEYLVYAGSAALILVHLLNIKHMLRPSAPSKTPELAPSRVQ, encoded by the coding sequence ATGGACCCATCTCAGCCAACTAGCCAACGCTCTTACTCAGATTATCTCGGTATCGCTTCTGCCCTACTCTGCCTCGTCCACTGTCTGGCAGGGCCTATATTCTTGGGATTTTCCATGCATACCCATAGTCATGGAACTGAAGCTCACGCCCATACTGAAGATCTTGGGACTTGGGCATGGGTATTTGATCCTAATTGGGACTTCCTCTTTTTGGCTATCGGATTTGTAGCAGTGTGGTTTTCCTCCAAGCACACCCATCAGAATTGGATGAAAGGCGTGATGTGGGGAACTTTTGCCTGCTTGTCAATGGCCATTCTTTTGGAGCGGTTCGAAGTCTTCTTCGAATATTTGGTATATGCGGGTTCTGCGGCGCTTATCCTTGTTCACCTACTGAATATCAAGCACATGCTACGCCCTTCTGCTCCTAGCAAAACTCCAGAGCTGGCACCTTCACGTGTTCAATAG
- a CDS encoding FtsX-like permease family protein, which produces MNIFSISWNNLAAKPLSTLLSLLLLTLGVSIISLLLLLNVQIEDNSRKNVRDIDMVLGAKGSPMQLILSSIYHIDDPTGNIPKVEADRIAKHPLVESAVPLAYGDNYKGYRILGTNHDYVETYGVALGAGKLWEADYEVTLGAATAKRLELSVGDEFFGSHGLVSDADVHDSHAYQVVGILEPSGTVLDQMILTNIASVWGIHDGHGAEPMADSLREYTSMLVAFRSPMGMVQLPRMINQETSMMAALPAIEINKLTTKILPIAINTGQGIALAIIVISAISVFISLFNSLKDRKYELALMRTMGASRLQLFWIVVMEGIWLAAVGALLGLLISRLGLWVLNKTIIETYHYDFSHMGLLTDEWTLVVVTLGIGFLAAAIPGLQAFRLNISQTLADG; this is translated from the coding sequence ATGAATATTTTTTCCATCAGCTGGAACAATTTGGCCGCCAAGCCACTCAGCACGCTACTGAGTCTCCTGTTGCTGACTTTGGGGGTGAGTATCATTTCGCTCCTCCTATTGCTCAATGTCCAGATCGAAGACAATTCTAGGAAGAATGTGCGCGATATCGATATGGTCTTGGGAGCCAAAGGTTCTCCGATGCAATTGATCCTTTCGAGCATTTACCATATTGATGATCCTACTGGGAATATCCCCAAGGTTGAAGCCGATCGGATTGCCAAGCACCCACTTGTAGAAAGTGCGGTTCCGCTTGCTTATGGCGACAACTACAAAGGATATCGAATCCTGGGCACCAATCACGACTATGTGGAAACCTATGGAGTAGCTCTGGGAGCAGGAAAGCTCTGGGAGGCCGACTATGAGGTGACCTTGGGAGCCGCTACCGCTAAACGATTGGAGCTTTCGGTCGGAGATGAGTTTTTCGGTAGCCACGGATTGGTGAGTGATGCGGATGTTCACGATAGCCACGCCTATCAAGTAGTAGGGATTTTGGAGCCAAGCGGGACTGTTTTGGACCAGATGATATTGACCAACATCGCCAGCGTTTGGGGGATTCACGATGGGCATGGAGCAGAACCTATGGCTGATTCGCTCCGAGAATATACCTCCATGTTGGTGGCTTTCAGATCTCCTATGGGAATGGTTCAGTTACCTCGGATGATCAATCAGGAGACCTCCATGATGGCGGCATTACCGGCCATCGAAATCAATAAGCTAACTACCAAAATCCTCCCAATTGCCATCAATACCGGACAGGGCATCGCATTGGCCATCATTGTGATCTCCGCGATTAGTGTATTCATTTCATTGTTCAATAGCCTCAAAGATCGGAAGTACGAACTTGCACTTATGCGTACGATGGGTGCATCTCGCCTTCAGCTATTTTGGATCGTGGTGATGGAAGGAATTTGGCTTGCTGCGGTAGGGGCCTTATTGGGCCTCTTGATTAGCCGGCTGGGTTTGTGGGTGCTCAACAAGACCATCATTGAGACGTATCATTACGACTTCAGCCATATGGGACTTCTGACTGACGAATGGACGTTGGTGGTGGTTACCTTGGGAATTGGGTTTCTTGCAGCAGCAATTCCCGGTTTGCAGGCGTTTAGATTGAATATTTCACAGACATTGGCAGATGGATAA